TTTTAGGATTTTCTGCTTTTAAAGCGCAAAATTTTAAACCGTATCAGTTTTATAATAAAAAAGGAAAAGCCATTAAAGCTGAAAAAATGGTCAAACAGCTTGCTGATTATGATGTTGTTTTCTTTGGGGAACTTCACAATAATTCGATCGTGCACTGGCTTCAGTTAAAAGTTACAGAAGGGCTTTACGACAAAAAAAATAAGCAGATCACATTGGGTGCCGAAATGTTTGAAAGAGATAATCAGCCACAGCTTAATAAGTATCTTGCGGGTAAAATTGAAGCAAAAAGTCTGAAAGATTCTGTTCGTTTGTGGAATAATTATACCACAGATTATAAACCTTTGGTTGATTTTGCAAAAGATAAAAACCTGAATTTTATTGCAACCAATATTCCAAGAAAATATGCGTCTCAAACAGCAAAAGAAGGATTAGAATCTTTAAATAAATTGAGTGAAAAAGAAAAGTCTTACATAGCTCAATTGCCGATTAACGTAACTTTAGATACGCCCGGTTATCCTGAAATGAAAAAAATGATGGGCGATCATGCAGAAGGAACGAAGGTGATGAACTTTATTTCGGCTCAGGCAACGAAAGATGCAACAATGGCGGAATCTATTCTAAATAATCTACAGCCAGGAAAAACATTTATTCATTATAACGGAAATTTCCACAGCAAAGAATTCGGCGGAATTTATTGGTATATCAAACAGAAAAACCCAAATCTGAAAATGGCGGTGATCTCTGTTTTTGAATCTGAAGATGATGAATTAAAAATTCCTGAAAAAGAATATATTCCTACAGATTTTAATCTGATTATTCCGGCGGATATGACCAAGACTTATTAGGTTTAAAGAATTAAGTAAAAAGGAAAAAGTAAAAAGGAAAAAGAGTCAAGTTGGTGTTCAAAGAAAATCTTTGATTTTTAAAACTAATGTATTCTTTTATACATTTTAAAATTAAAACTCTAAAGTGACTAATCTGTTAAAAAGTATACCACGGATCAAACCGATCGTCACAGATTTTTTTATCTGCTGAATTTGCTGAATCTGCGTGAGAAAAAATAAACGAAATACATATCAATAGGAACGGGCTCTAGCCCGTTTTTTATGTAAAAAATTCATCGGCTTCAGCCAAAACTTAAAAAACATCCTTTATCTTTGTTCAACATTCCTTTAAAAATGAAAAAAATCTCCATACTCTTCATACTTTTTATCAGTTTCATCAATGCTCAAAAGTTGACTCCCAACGAAATTTCCCTTATTAATCAAGGCGATGTCAATTCAGCTCTACCAATTTATCAGACTACCGATGTTCATCAACATAAAACTTTACTGAACCCTTCTACCGAGATCGATCCGCTTGACAAAAACACGGCAACTTTGGTCAAAAGAATGGAGAAATCACTTCTTTCAACTGATGGTGGAGTAGGAATTGCTGCTCCGCAAGTAGGAATCAACAGAAAAATAATTTGGGTACAGCGTTTTGACAAAGCAGGCGAACCTTTGGAATATTTCATTAATCCGGTGATTACCTGGAGGTCAGAATTACAGAATCTTGGTCCGGAAGGCGATTTATCTATTCCCGATTTTAGAGATCAGTTTTACAGAAGTAAAGTCATTCAACTGGAATATGTTGATCTGAAAGGTCAGAAATTCTCAGAAATGGTTGAGGGTTTTACGGCAGTTATTTTCCAGCACGAAATTGACCATCTTTTCGGAATTTTAATTTCAGATAAAAAGAAAAAAGAAGAGAATGATTCTTATCTAAAAGTAGATGCCTTTAAGAAAAGTGATTCTGTGGGAAGATAAACGATAAGGTTCTACATTGTCTATAAATTACAAATTTTGTTTTATGTAAACCACTCTTTCAAAATAGTAAACAATGATTTTCGGTAATTATTTTTAAGTTTAAATTTTTCACCATTAAAATCAATAGAAGGGAGAAGAGGACTTTTAATACCAAATGGTCCTGTACCTTGTTTATTATAATAAAATTCTTTCTCTTCATCTGAATAACGACCTGCACAATCCAAACGGAAAATTGTTTTATTTTTATAAACAGATTCAACAGAAATATCAATCCAAACAGGTACTTTACCTTTTCTGCACAAAAGCTCTACAACTTCATTTTCATCAATTAAATTGATCATTTTACCATTATCCTCAGGATATATATCAAATTCTGTAAGAGTTGGATCATCAAAAGAAATATTTAGATCAGCGGAATATTTAAAACCAGTAGGAAGTTTATTTGTCACATATATTTTAGCAAAATCATATGAGGATTTTGAAGATTTTCTTAATAGTTTTAAAAATTCATCTTTTGTCATTTAATAAATGCTATGATATAAGAGGATATTTTTTGTTTTTATCATTGTTTTTCGAGAACAGTGATCAATATGAAAGTTCTTTTGAATTATTTTTATAGCCAAAATTTTTGAATTAAGAAAAATAGATCCTTTGGGAAGATAAACCGATTTATTTGTTGATA
Above is a window of Chryseobacterium scophthalmum DNA encoding:
- a CDS encoding peptide deformylase; translation: MKKISILFILFISFINAQKLTPNEISLINQGDVNSALPIYQTTDVHQHKTLLNPSTEIDPLDKNTATLVKRMEKSLLSTDGGVGIAAPQVGINRKIIWVQRFDKAGEPLEYFINPVITWRSELQNLGPEGDLSIPDFRDQFYRSKVIQLEYVDLKGQKFSEMVEGFTAVIFQHEIDHLFGILISDKKKKEENDSYLKVDAFKKSDSVGR
- a CDS encoding ChaN family lipoprotein; the encoded protein is MKNIFIAILVLGFSAFKAQNFKPYQFYNKKGKAIKAEKMVKQLADYDVVFFGELHNNSIVHWLQLKVTEGLYDKKNKQITLGAEMFERDNQPQLNKYLAGKIEAKSLKDSVRLWNNYTTDYKPLVDFAKDKNLNFIATNIPRKYASQTAKEGLESLNKLSEKEKSYIAQLPINVTLDTPGYPEMKKMMGDHAEGTKVMNFISAQATKDATMAESILNNLQPGKTFIHYNGNFHSKEFGGIYWYIKQKNPNLKMAVISVFESEDDELKIPEKEYIPTDFNLIIPADMTKTY